A DNA window from Theobroma cacao cultivar B97-61/B2 chromosome 5, Criollo_cocoa_genome_V2, whole genome shotgun sequence contains the following coding sequences:
- the LOC18599863 gene encoding eukaryotic translation initiation factor NCBP isoform X1 has product MEISEKKEAEINNSSKDSNNNSNINVEFTDSDTNNMNKEAEERQARELKAGLHPLKHKYVFWYTRRTPGVRTQTAYEDNIKKIVDFSTVEGFWVCYCHLARPSTLPSPTDLHLFKEGIRPLWEDSANCNGGKWIIRFKKVVSGRFWEDLVLALVGDQLDYGDNICGAVLSIRFNEDILSVWNRNASDHQAVMALRDSIKRHLKLPHGYVMEYKPHDASLRDNSSYRNAWLRG; this is encoded by the exons ATGGAAATTTCGGAGAAAAAGGAAGCAGAGATCAATAACAGCAGCAAAGATTCGAACAATAATAGTAACATTAACGTCGAATTTACGGATTCTGATACCAATAATATGAATAAAGAAGCTGAAGAACGCCAAGCTCGTGAACTCAAAGCCGGTTTGCATCCTCTcaag CACAAATATGTGTTCTGGTACACTCGTCGGACACCTGGAGTTCGAACCCAAACAGCCTATGAGGacaatataaagaaaattgtGGATTTCAGTACA GTTGAAGGTTTTTGGGTCTGTTACTGCCACTTGGCCCGTCCTTCTACTTTGCCAAGTCCAACAGATTTGCATTTATTCAAGGAGGGAATCCGTCCCTTATGGGAG GACTCTGCTAACTGCAATGGTGGCAAATGGATAATTCGTTTCAAAAAGGTTGTCTCAGGTCGCTTTTGGGAAGATTTG GTTCTTGCCTTGGTGGGTGATCAACTTGATTATGGTGATAATATTTGTGGTGCAGTACTGAGCATTCGCTTCAATGAGGATATATTGAGTGTATGGAATCGCAATGCATCTGACCATCAG GCTGTTATGGCCCTAAGAGATTCAATTAAACGGCACTTAAAGCTTCCCCACGGCTATGTTATGGAATACAAGCCCCATGATGCTTCTTTGCGTGACAACTCATCGTATCGAAACGCATGGTTGAGAGGGTAG
- the LOC18599863 gene encoding eukaryotic translation initiation factor NCBP isoform X2, with amino-acid sequence MEISEKKEAEINNSSKDSNNNSNINVEFTDSDTNNMNKEAEERQARELKAGLHPLKHKYVFWYTRRTPGVRTQTAYEDNIKKIVDFSTVEGFWVCYCHLARPSTLPSPTDLHLFKEGIRPLWEVLALVGDQLDYGDNICGAVLSIRFNEDILSVWNRNASDHQAVMALRDSIKRHLKLPHGYVMEYKPHDASLRDNSSYRNAWLRG; translated from the exons ATGGAAATTTCGGAGAAAAAGGAAGCAGAGATCAATAACAGCAGCAAAGATTCGAACAATAATAGTAACATTAACGTCGAATTTACGGATTCTGATACCAATAATATGAATAAAGAAGCTGAAGAACGCCAAGCTCGTGAACTCAAAGCCGGTTTGCATCCTCTcaag CACAAATATGTGTTCTGGTACACTCGTCGGACACCTGGAGTTCGAACCCAAACAGCCTATGAGGacaatataaagaaaattgtGGATTTCAGTACA GTTGAAGGTTTTTGGGTCTGTTACTGCCACTTGGCCCGTCCTTCTACTTTGCCAAGTCCAACAGATTTGCATTTATTCAAGGAGGGAATCCGTCCCTTATGGGAG GTTCTTGCCTTGGTGGGTGATCAACTTGATTATGGTGATAATATTTGTGGTGCAGTACTGAGCATTCGCTTCAATGAGGATATATTGAGTGTATGGAATCGCAATGCATCTGACCATCAG GCTGTTATGGCCCTAAGAGATTCAATTAAACGGCACTTAAAGCTTCCCCACGGCTATGTTATGGAATACAAGCCCCATGATGCTTCTTTGCGTGACAACTCATCGTATCGAAACGCATGGTTGAGAGGGTAG
- the LOC18599865 gene encoding 5'-adenylylsulfate reductase-like 5 isoform X1: MGSSSSSLLLFFYITALYSLRCVLGSSICSHEADVFIKSLHFQCSPSISPIPPLKVNGNFLDRALASKQRNGYTAVLFYASWCPFSCSLHPKFDILSFMFPQFEHLMVEQSSAWPSLFSRYGIHSLPSILVVNQTSSVRYRGPKDLPSIMQFYEKITGFEPVQNVAENKQVVSGNYNRYIIESRNESSLMDIVKREPYLAFAVLFLCLRVLLSIFPEVLSRLKAFWVSYAPHLNLEIFGETSQLFVRALHMVDVRRVWTKLRLCKTRNFHQGAKSAHVWASSLASVSLGESSGRSSSSS; encoded by the exons atgggttcttcctcttcttcacTTCTTCTGTTCTTCTATATCACAGCCCTTTATTCATTACGCTGCGTTTTGGGTTCTTCTATTTGCTCTCATGAAGCTGATGTGTTCATTAAAAGTCTTCACTTTCAATGCTCTCCCTCGATCTCTCCAATTCCCCCTCTCAAG GTGAATGGAAACTTCCTGGACAGAGCTTTGGCTTCCAAACAGAGGAATGGTTACACTGCTGTTCTCTTTTATGCTTCCTGGTGCCCTTTTTCATGCAGTTTGCACCCAAAATTTGACATTCTAAGTTTTATGTTTCCTCAATTTGAGCATCTGATGGTTGAACAATCTTCAGCTTGGCCAAG TTTATTTTCAAGGTATGGAATTCATAGCTTGCCATCAATTTTAGTTGTGAACCAGACGTCAAGTGTGCGATATCGTGGTCCGAAAGATCTCCCGTCAATCAtgcaattttatgaaaaaataacaG GATTTGAACCAGTTCAAAATGTTGCTGAAAACAAGCAGGTTGTATCAGGGAACTACAATAGATATATAATAGAGTCAAGGAATGAGTCATCCCTAATGGACATAGTAAAGCGGGAGCCGTACTTAGCATTTGCGGTGCTGTTTCTCTGTTTGAGAGTACTTTTATCCATATTCCCAGAAGTTTTATCTCGTCTGAAAGCTTTCTGGGTTTCATATGCTCCGCACTTGAACTTGGAAATATTTGGTGAGACAAGTCAATTGTTTGTACGAGCCCTTCACATGGTCGATGTGAGGAGAGTTTGGACCAAACTGAGGCTATGCAAGACCAGGAATTTTCATCAAGGTGCAAAGAGTGCCCATGTTTGGGCTTCTTCGCTGGCTTCTGTCTCTTTGGGCGAATCTTCTGGTCGATCATCATCCTCATCCTAG
- the LOC18599865 gene encoding 5'-adenylylsulfate reductase-like 5 isoform X2: MKLMCSLKVFTFNALPRSLQFPLSSSVVASPLMRLWMENNLYGFMTGNVNGNFLDRALASKQRNGYTAVLFYASWCPFSCSLHPKFDILSFMFPQFEHLMVEQSSAWPSLFSRYGIHSLPSILVVNQTSSVRYRGPKDLPSIMQFYEKITGFEPVQNVAENKQVVSGNYNRYIIESRNESSLMDIVKREPYLAFAVLFLCLRVLLSIFPEVLSRLKAFWVSYAPHLNLEIFGETSQLFVRALHMVDVRRVWTKLRLCKTRNFHQGAKSAHVWASSLASVSLGESSGRSSSSS, from the exons ATGAAGCTGATGTGTTCATTAAAAGTCTTCACTTTCAATGCTCTCCCTCGATCTCTCCAATTCCCCCTCTCAAG CTCTGTGGTAGCATCACCGTTGATGAGATTGTGGATGGAAAACAATCTATATGGCTTCATGACTGGGAAT GTGAATGGAAACTTCCTGGACAGAGCTTTGGCTTCCAAACAGAGGAATGGTTACACTGCTGTTCTCTTTTATGCTTCCTGGTGCCCTTTTTCATGCAGTTTGCACCCAAAATTTGACATTCTAAGTTTTATGTTTCCTCAATTTGAGCATCTGATGGTTGAACAATCTTCAGCTTGGCCAAG TTTATTTTCAAGGTATGGAATTCATAGCTTGCCATCAATTTTAGTTGTGAACCAGACGTCAAGTGTGCGATATCGTGGTCCGAAAGATCTCCCGTCAATCAtgcaattttatgaaaaaataacaG GATTTGAACCAGTTCAAAATGTTGCTGAAAACAAGCAGGTTGTATCAGGGAACTACAATAGATATATAATAGAGTCAAGGAATGAGTCATCCCTAATGGACATAGTAAAGCGGGAGCCGTACTTAGCATTTGCGGTGCTGTTTCTCTGTTTGAGAGTACTTTTATCCATATTCCCAGAAGTTTTATCTCGTCTGAAAGCTTTCTGGGTTTCATATGCTCCGCACTTGAACTTGGAAATATTTGGTGAGACAAGTCAATTGTTTGTACGAGCCCTTCACATGGTCGATGTGAGGAGAGTTTGGACCAAACTGAGGCTATGCAAGACCAGGAATTTTCATCAAGGTGCAAAGAGTGCCCATGTTTGGGCTTCTTCGCTGGCTTCTGTCTCTTTGGGCGAATCTTCTGGTCGATCATCATCCTCATCCTAG
- the LOC18599866 gene encoding uncharacterized protein LOC18599866 isoform X2 codes for MIHQEMDIDHEWVFLPDNGFRDINQDGEKKVHGGKRSSDTKLVLLTDYFDMEQRPPSGNSMRVPKQVVPVSFPLEPRILKAPENALGKETTTWVPISVTSTPSMIPEKIKEPDIGSVEADKEVKTQVSFRKPTYNESVDMTQKMDSPKSTTRGVIPQIDSAGTFNFDDKSEVLENKSSPRRKDLVEKKVENEDVTWEENSGGLNLWKWSLTGIGAICSFGVAAATFCIIILGSQQRHRQQQQNQKLSFQRYADDKESKFKSNTISCKITVHRKY; via the exons ATGATACACCAGGAAATGGATATTGATCATGAGTGGGTTTTCCTGCCTGATAATGGATTCCGGGATATCAATCAGGATGGTGAGAAAAAGGTCCATGGAGGAAAAAGAAGTTCTGACACAAAACTTGTTTTGCTGACAGACTACTTCGACATGGAACAGCGTCCACCATCAGGAAATTCGATGAGGGTACCTAAACAGGTTGTTCCAGTTTCATTTCCATTGGAGCCAAGAATCTTGAAGGCTCCAGAAAATGCGCTGGGGAAGGAAACTACCACATGGGTACCTATTAGTGTCACTTCTACCCCATCCATGATCCCCGAAAAGATCAAAGAACCGGATATTGGATCAGTTGAAGCTGATAAAGAAGTGAAGACACAAGTTTCCTTTAGGAAACCAACTTACAATGAATCTGTCGACATGACCCAAAAGATGGACTCACCAAAGTCCACTACTAGGGGAGTTATTCCTCAAATTGATTCTGCAGGTACGTTTAATTTTGATGACAAAAGTGAGGTTTTGGAGAATAAGAGTTCCCCAAGAAGGAAAGATTTGGTGGAAAAGAAAGTTGAGAACGAAGATGTCACCTGGGAGGAGAATTCTGGCGGCCTTAATTTATGGAAATGGAGCTTAACTGGTATTGGAGCCATCTGCTCTTTCGGTGTTGCTGCTGCTACCTTTTGTATCATCATACTGGGAAGTCAACAAAGACACAGACAACAGCAGCAAAACCAGAAGCTGTCGTTCCAGCGTTACGCTGATGACAAG GAGTCCAAATTTAAAAGCAACACAATTTCTTGCAAAATTACAGTACATCGAAAGTACTAG
- the LOC18599866 gene encoding uncharacterized protein LOC18599866 isoform X3: protein MIHQEMDIDHEWVFLPDNGFRDINQDGEKKVHGGKRSSDTKLVLLTDYFDMEQRPPSGNSMRVPKQVVPVSFPLEPRILKAPENALGKETTTWVPISVTSTPSMIPEKIKEPDIGSVEADKEVKTQVSFRKPTYNESVDMTQKMDSPKSTTRGVIPQIDSAGTFNFDDKSEVLENKSSPRRKDLVEKKVENEDVTWEENSGGLNLWKWSLTGIGAICSFGVAAATFCIIILGSQQRHRQQQQNQKLSFQRYADDKLEEVQPPELA, encoded by the exons ATGATACACCAGGAAATGGATATTGATCATGAGTGGGTTTTCCTGCCTGATAATGGATTCCGGGATATCAATCAGGATGGTGAGAAAAAGGTCCATGGAGGAAAAAGAAGTTCTGACACAAAACTTGTTTTGCTGACAGACTACTTCGACATGGAACAGCGTCCACCATCAGGAAATTCGATGAGGGTACCTAAACAGGTTGTTCCAGTTTCATTTCCATTGGAGCCAAGAATCTTGAAGGCTCCAGAAAATGCGCTGGGGAAGGAAACTACCACATGGGTACCTATTAGTGTCACTTCTACCCCATCCATGATCCCCGAAAAGATCAAAGAACCGGATATTGGATCAGTTGAAGCTGATAAAGAAGTGAAGACACAAGTTTCCTTTAGGAAACCAACTTACAATGAATCTGTCGACATGACCCAAAAGATGGACTCACCAAAGTCCACTACTAGGGGAGTTATTCCTCAAATTGATTCTGCAGGTACGTTTAATTTTGATGACAAAAGTGAGGTTTTGGAGAATAAGAGTTCCCCAAGAAGGAAAGATTTGGTGGAAAAGAAAGTTGAGAACGAAGATGTCACCTGGGAGGAGAATTCTGGCGGCCTTAATTTATGGAAATGGAGCTTAACTGGTATTGGAGCCATCTGCTCTTTCGGTGTTGCTGCTGCTACCTTTTGTATCATCATACTGGGAAGTCAACAAAGACACAGACAACAGCAGCAAAACCAGAAGCTGTCGTTCCAGCGTTACGCTGATGACAAG TTAGAGGAGGTCCAACCACCAGAGCTCGCATAA
- the LOC18599866 gene encoding uncharacterized protein LOC18599866 isoform X1 — protein MIHQEMDIDHEWVFLPDNGFRDINQDGEKKVHGGKRSSDTKLVLLTDYFDMEQRPPSGNSMRVPKQVVPVSFPLEPRILKAPENALGKETTTWVPISVTSTPSMIPEKIKEPDIGSVEADKEVKTQVSFRKPTYNESVDMTQKMDSPKSTTRGVIPQIDSAGTFNFDDKSEVLENKSSPRRKDLVEKKVENEDVTWEENSGGLNLWKWSLTGIGAICSFGVAAATFCIIILGSQQRHRQQQQNQKLSFQRYADDKRMKQVVQHVTKLNEAISAVRGGPTTRARITYGGYYDGL, from the exons ATGATACACCAGGAAATGGATATTGATCATGAGTGGGTTTTCCTGCCTGATAATGGATTCCGGGATATCAATCAGGATGGTGAGAAAAAGGTCCATGGAGGAAAAAGAAGTTCTGACACAAAACTTGTTTTGCTGACAGACTACTTCGACATGGAACAGCGTCCACCATCAGGAAATTCGATGAGGGTACCTAAACAGGTTGTTCCAGTTTCATTTCCATTGGAGCCAAGAATCTTGAAGGCTCCAGAAAATGCGCTGGGGAAGGAAACTACCACATGGGTACCTATTAGTGTCACTTCTACCCCATCCATGATCCCCGAAAAGATCAAAGAACCGGATATTGGATCAGTTGAAGCTGATAAAGAAGTGAAGACACAAGTTTCCTTTAGGAAACCAACTTACAATGAATCTGTCGACATGACCCAAAAGATGGACTCACCAAAGTCCACTACTAGGGGAGTTATTCCTCAAATTGATTCTGCAGGTACGTTTAATTTTGATGACAAAAGTGAGGTTTTGGAGAATAAGAGTTCCCCAAGAAGGAAAGATTTGGTGGAAAAGAAAGTTGAGAACGAAGATGTCACCTGGGAGGAGAATTCTGGCGGCCTTAATTTATGGAAATGGAGCTTAACTGGTATTGGAGCCATCTGCTCTTTCGGTGTTGCTGCTGCTACCTTTTGTATCATCATACTGGGAAGTCAACAAAGACACAGACAACAGCAGCAAAACCAGAAGCTGTCGTTCCAGCGTTACGCTGATGACAAG AGGATGAAGCAAGTGGTTCAGCATGTAACCAAACTTAATGAAGCAATTTCTGCAGTTAGAGGAGGTCCAACCACCAGAGCTCGCATAACCTATGGTGGTTACTATGATGGTCTCTGA